The Mauremys reevesii isolate NIE-2019 linkage group 1, ASM1616193v1, whole genome shotgun sequence genome has a segment encoding these proteins:
- the LOC120383520 gene encoding olfactory receptor 51G2-like has translation MSAVNDTKLNSAVFLVTGIPGKEDIYLWISIPFSLMYIISIVGNSVILFIIKTDPSLHEPMYIFLSMLAVTDLGVSISTMPTILGIYLFNSREISLNACFAQLFFIHLLQYIESSVLLLMAFDRFIAICNPLRYTSILTLPRIAKMGLVFVLRGLAVALPFPFLLKRFRYCRDNVLSHSYCLHQDVMKLACSDITVNNIYGLFTAVSTLGLDSLLIVLSYVMILKTVLNIASHAECLRALNTCVSHLCAVLLFYIPDIGLVVIHRFGNSSSHLFKILLGYVYLLVLPLINPIVYSVKSKHLRARIIRAFVK, from the coding sequence atgtcagctgtcaatgacaccaaattgAACTCTGCAGTGTTCCTTGTTACTGGGATACCGGGGAAGGAAGACATATATCTCTGGATTTCTATTCCCTTCAGCTTAATGTACATTATTtcgatagtaggaaattcagtcattctgttcattataaaaacagatccaagcctccatgagcccatgtacattttcctgtCCATGTTGGCAGTCACAGACCTTGGCGTATCGATATCCACCATGCCGACGATACTGGGCATATACTTGTTTAACTCTAGGGAGATCAGCCTTAATGCTTGTTttgcccagctgttcttcatccacttgCTTCAATACATTGAATcctctgtgctcttgttgatggcctttgaccgctttATTGCGATCTGTAACCCACTGAGATATActtccatcttaaccctgccgagaatagccaagatgggaTTGGTGTTTGTGCTAAGAGGGTTGGCTGTAGCATTACCattcccctttctcctgaaacGGTTCCGATACTGTCGAgacaatgtcctctcccattcctactgcctaCACCAGGACGTCATGAAGTTGGCTTGTTCGGATATCACAGTCAACAACATCTATGGCTTGTTTACTGCAGTCTCCACGTTGGGGTTGGACTCGCTGCTCATCGtcctctcttatgtgatgatccttAAAACAGTGCTGAACATCGCATCCCATGCAGAGTGCCTcagggccctgaacacctgcgtCTCTCACCTCTGTGCCGTCCTGCTCTTCTACATACCAGACATTGGCCTGGTTGTGATACATAGATTTGGGAACAGCTCTTCTCACTTATTTAAGATTCTCCTGGGATACGTCTACCTGCTGGTTCTACCCCTGATAAATCCAATCGTGTACAGTGTGAAAAGCAAACATCTTCGTGCGAGGATAATCAGGGCCTTCGTCAAGTGA